Sequence from the Candidatus Tanganyikabacteria bacterium genome:
GCCCGCAGTGGCGGCGAAGGCCAGATCGCCGATGCTCAGAAGTCGGGGAACGGATCGTCGCGGATGAGGGCGCCGATGTGCACGAGGTCGCCGCTGGGGACGTACTGGGCGAACTCTCCCAGCCAGGCCAGGCCCTGCACCAGGGCATCGACCTGGTCATCAAATTTGCCATTGGGGAAGGCGAGAAGTTCAGCCACGAACGCATCCAGCCAGCCGGCCGACTCCTGCAGGATCAGCCGTCCACCCTCGACCAGCGCGGTCTGCTGCATCGCCCGCACCGTCTTCTCGTTGGACTGGGGCTTGTAGGCACGCACGTCCAGCTTGCCCTCCACCTTGAGCGCCTGGATCAGGGCTATTCCGGAGCCAGCATCCTCGACCACGATCGCTGCCGGCTCGTAGCGCGCGGCCATCTCCTGCACCTTGCGCTTCAGATCGGGGAACTCGAGCCGGCCCCGCCAGAGGTCGATGACGTAGGTGTCGCGACCGAACTGGGCCAGAGTGACGCAGACCGAGTAGTCATTGGCCTCGCCGATCTTGCTCGCCGTGTCCCAACTTTGGACTATGAGATCGGCAGGCTGCTTGGGTGGATCGCCGTATCGAAGCCAGGCGCGCTTGAAGAGATTGCCGCCCGCCGGCTGTGGTTCCTGCTGGTACTGGGCAAAAAAAGTGGCGGAGCCGCGCCGGCGGATGCGCGCGATCGCCTCTTCCGGCCAATGGTCCGGATCGAGCACCTCCCCGGCCTTGCGCCTCCAGACCTGCCCATGGCCGATCGCAACCGCCTCGTCCTCGCCCGCGATCAGCGGCAGCCGGAGCACGCGATAGCCGCCCTTGTCGACCAGATGCCCGGTCAGGTCGTCCTCGTGAAGCCGCTGCATCACCACCAGCACCACCGTGCGGCCCGGCGCGTTCTCGCGGCTGGCCAGCACGCCGTCAAACCAGCGTTTGACCTGGCCCCGCTCGGCATCGGATGCCGCATGCGCCGCATTCATCGGATCGTCGACGATGATGACGTCGCCGCCTAGACCCGTCAGCGTCCCCTTGACCGACACCGCCCGGCACGACCCGCCACCCACGGTCTCGAACTCGGTCTCGGTGTTCTTGCTCGGGCTCAGCCTCGCGCCGGGGAAGGCCCGCCTGTACCAAGCGCTCGCCATGATGCGGCGCCGGTCCCGGGCGAAGTCCTTGGCTAACTCATCGGCATAGCTGGCGACGATCACATGCAGGTCGGGACGATGCCCCAGCAGCCAGCAGACCCAGGCCACGGAGACGATGGTGGATTTGAGCGATCGCGGCGGCAGATTGATGATCTGGTTCGGTTCCTCGCCCCGTCTTGCCAGTTCCAGGGCGTGGAATATGGCGCGCATGTAGTCCCTGATCCCGATCCGATGCCCCGGCCGCAGCGTCGCGATCGCCTTCTCGACAAAGGCTTCGAAGTCCATGCGCAGCAAGGCATCGAACTCGGCGAGCAGGTCGCTCATGACTTCTCTCCCAGGTTCCGGCGGGCGATCCGCCGCGCCATGCCGCGCTCGAGCAGCGCCCGATCGGCCGCGGTCAGCATCTCCTCCCCAGCGGCCTCGCCGTCCTCGCTCCTCCCCTCCAAGGCCAGGATCACCTGGATCGCCTTGGCATCGCCCCGAGCGGCATCGCCGAGCAAGCGCTGAGCGATGACCTCGCGGAACGTGCGCTTGACGACCCGGCCTCCGCGGTTGACCGCAACAATCTCGTCCAGCAGCCGCATCGCAATCCCCCGCAGGCTCCGCGACCCCTTCGGCCGCCCCTTGGGATTGCCCGAGCGGCCCGGCTTGAACCGGCTATGCGCAGGCGGGCGGCCGTAGCCGACGGCGGACCCGGCTTCGGGCTTCTTGGTCATGGCCGCGCCCTCCGGTTCGGTGACGGTTCGGATCCACGCTTGGCCGCGATCTCCCCGAAGCTCCGGCCGCTCGCGGCATGCCGCGCCATGACCCCGGTGCGCGCCGCGAAGCGCCGGATTGCGACGTCGATGTAGATCCCGTCGAGCTCGATCGCTCGTGCCACCCGTCCCGTCCGCTCCGCCGCCAGCAGTGTCGTCCCAGACCCGCAGAAGCCGTCGAGCACGATCTCGCCCCGGCGCGAGCAATCGCGAATCACGTCCGCCACCAGCGCGACAGGTTTTACAGTCGGATGATCGGCCAGGTCCCGGTCGCGGTTGCGGCCGAAGGCATTGGCCCCGGCGTAGGTCCAGAGATTGCTTCTGTAGCGCCCCGTGGCACCGAGCTGGACATTGTTCAGATGCGGCCCCTTGCCAGCCTTGAACACGAGGACGAGCTCGTGCTGCGATCGGTACAAGGATCCCATGCCGGCATTGGTCTTGGCCCAGACGCACAGATTGACCGGGGCCCCGAGGCCGGGCCTGGCCGCCGCCAAAAGCTCGCCGACATGCCGCCAATCCATGCACGTGTAGATCAGAGCTCCGTCGCGGCAATGCGCCGCCATCGCAGTCAGCGCCCGGCGCAGGAAGGCCGCGAACTGGGCCGAGCTCAGCTCGCCCGAGGCTTGGGTAAACTCCCGGTGGCGAACCCGGCCGAGCCCGCTAACATGGCCCGCGATCGGCACATTGTAGGGCGGGTCGGTGATCACCATCCGCGCCCGCTCGTCGCCCATCAGCCGCACATAGCCGGCGGCCTTGGTGCCATCGCCATGAAGCAGACGGTGCGGGCCAAGCTGCCAGAGATCCCCCGGCCGAGAGACCGGCTGGGCGGAGGGATCGGGCTCGGCGACCGCATCATCGGGGTCGGTGTCCTGCTCGAGCGGGGCCTCCAACAATTGGTCGATCTGCGCGGTTTCGAATCCCGTGACTTCCGGCAGCTCGAACGCCAGCTCCTCCAGCGCCTCGAACTCCGCCGCCAGCGCCGCCTCGTCCCATCCCGAGAGCTGGGCCAGGCGGTTGTCGGCAATAGTATAGGCCCGCCGCTCGGCCTCGCTGAGGTGCTCGATCCTCAGCGCCGGCACCTCCGCCATGCCGAGCAGCTTCGCCGCCTCCAGCCGACCATGTCCGGCAAGGATACGATCCTCGCCGTCGGTCAGCAGCGGCACTACGAACCCGAACCGCCGGATGCTCGCCACGAGTTGCTGAATTTGCTTGGCACTATGCGTCCGCGGGTTGTTCGGGCTCGGCCGCAGCGCCGCGATCGGCCGCAGCGCGATCGATCGCGGCCATCGGACCACGGTGTCCACACTGCCCGCCCCCCGGCCAGGCGCAGGACGCTGCTGGCGCGGCGCGTCCTGCAGCCAAGAGCGCGCCGATCGGCTTTGGTTTCTGGTTTGCATGCCCGTCTCCATCATTGCGGAACCCGGATCGATCCGAGCTCCAAGCCGGCACCGCCGAATCGCGATGCCGAATCGGGCATGGACTATTGATCGAAAGTTTTAACCCTACTTCATTTTTTCTAGTGATGGCCGACCCGGCCTGAATGGCGCTCTGCGCATAACCGGCGCACGAGAGTGCGGCGACCGGTCTCGGATACCGCAGATCGATATCGGCCCGAACTTCGATTCCGCCTGGAGCGATCAACGCCGGCCATCGGGCCACCGCCCATGCCGACAGCAACTGGTGTGCGGTCACGGACTCGGCCGATGCGGCCCCATCGCAAGAACAGGATCGAGCGCCCGAGTGTTCCTGGACCCAGCCATCAGGGCAGGATCGATCTGCACGGAGCCGCGTGGTTCAAGACAGATCAAGCCCGCATATCCCGCTCCGGAGTGCGGTTCACGATTGGGAGCGCTCGCTCGCGCGATCGCATGGCGGTCGATCGCGCTCCGGCAATCCGATCCGGGACTCTCGCCCTTGCCTGCCTCAGGGCTTGCGGCCGCTCTCGCCCCGGCCCACCAGCAGCTCCACCATCCGCAGCGCCAGCTCCGCCTCGCGGTCCGTCATCCCGTCCAGCACCCGCCCCAGCCGCGCCTCGATCCGCAGCCGCGCCCCGCTGCGCTGCCGCCCCGGCATCTCCTCGAACAGCTCCCGCAGCGGCAGCTCCAGCACCCGGCACAGCACCTCCAGGGTCGGCAGGCTCGGCAGCACCCGGCCCCGCTCCAGGTTCGACACCGTCTCCGTCGTCCGCCGCAGCCGCGCCCCCAGCTCCTCCTGCGTCAGCCCCCGCCGCTGCCGCGCCGCCCGGATGCGCATGCCCAATCGCCGCTTGAGATCCCCTGCCATGACCCGGAGTCTGATTGCGGGCGGCCGCCTTGACCATGAAAGGGTTTTCGGTAATGTCCCCGCTTGCCGAAAGGTATTCCTAGTTCAACCGGGAGACCCGCAATGCGCTTCGTCACCCCCGCCGCCCTCCTCCTGCTCGCCGCCGCCTGCATGCCCTACTCCTTCGCCGACCGTGCCACCGAGGACCAGATCCGCAGCCGCATCGCCGTCAAGGACTCCAGCTTCAACACCTACGTCACCATCGACGGCCCAAGCTTCGATCTGCCCCGGACCAACATCAACGACCCCACTGGCTCCTTCAGCCTGTCCACCAGCCGCGACCGCAAGTCGGGCGTCCTCACCGATCGTCTGACCGCCTTCGTCGTCCATCGCGACTCCGTCAGGCATACCTACCGCCTCGCCACGCTCGACGACGCCTCCGATCTGAAGCTCGTCCTCGGCGACACCTCGACCGACTGCCGGCGTGCCCCATGTGAACGATGGGAAAGGATCCTGATCGAGCTTCCTCCCGGCCTGCTTGCCTCCCGCGCCCAGTCCGGCTTTGCCGTCCGCGCCATCGGCCAGTCCGGCCACTCGGTCGTGGTCAAGGTCCCGGGCCAATACGTCCGGGCCATGCTTGCCGCCACCCAGCGCAACTGACCTCGACCACCCCCCAAGGCCGCGCAGGCGGGTTTGACTTGGGCCCGGGTTCGGTCCCCAATTGCGGCTCATGTCCCGGCCCGTTCGCACCAGCCTCTCTCACCCCCTCCAGATCGCGACCGTTGCCGCAGGCCCAGGCCTGGGCGCGGTCGGGGTCACCCTCTGCCCCGGCAAGAAGGACCCCCACGGCCTCACCGCCGCCTGGTCCCGCGATCTCGACACCGATCTCGATGCCCTCGAACAATGGGGAACTGCCGCCATCGTCACCCTGATGGAGGACCACGAACTCGCCGCTCTTCAGGTACCTCGGCTCGGCCCGGCCATCCATGCCCGCCAGCTTGCCTGGTATCACCTGCCCATCGTCGACGTCTCGGTACCGGGTCCCGAGTTCGGGCCGGCCTGGGCCTTGGCCCGGCCGCATCTCCACGACCTGCTGCGCTCGGGATGCAACGTGCTGCTGCATTGCCGCGGCGGCCTCGGCCGCTCCGGCATGATCGCCGCCCAGCTCCTGGCCGAGCTCGGCTGGGAACCGGCTCGCGCCATCGCCGCCATCCGCAAGGCCCGCCCGGGCGCCATCGAGACCCGGGCCCAGGAAGCCCAGGTCCGCGATACCGTCCCGATCGCTGTCCCGCCGCCCTCGACCGCCCCGGATGCCGTCGCCGACCGCGCCCTCGGCGCCATGCTCGGCCTCGCCATCGGCGATGCCGTCGGCACCACGCTCGAGTTCAAGCCGCGCGGCTCGTTCAAGCCCATCGCCGACATGCTCGGCGGCGGACCCTTCAAGCTCAAGCCCGGCCAGTGGACCGACGATACCGCCATGGCGCTGGCCCTGGCCGAGAGCCTGATCGCCAAGGACGGTCTCGATCCCAAGGACCTGATGGAGCGTTTTCTCGATTGGCACCAGACCGGGGCCTACTCCTGCACCGGCACCTGCTTCGATATCGGCATCACCACACGCCAGGCCCTGCAGCGCTACCGCACCACCGGCAACCCGATCGCCGGATCGACCGCCCCCGACACCGCCGGCAATGGCTCGCTCATGCGCCTGGCGCCGGTCGCCATCCACGCCCGGGGCGACAAGACCAAAGCCATCGACCTCGCCCGCCTCCAATCCTCCACCACCCACGGCGCGCCCGAGGCCCGCGACGCCTGCGCCGCCTTCGCCGAACTCCTGGTCGATGCCATCGCCGGCATGCCCAAGCCCCAGCTGCTCTCGCCCCGCACCGGCCCCTGGGGCCCCAAGGTCGCCGCCATCATGGCCGGCTCCTGGCGCTCCAAACCCCGCGGCGCCATCGCCTCCACCGGCTACGCCCTGCACAGCCTCGAAGCCGCCCTCTGGTGCACCGCCCGCGCCGCAAGCTTCAAGGACGCCATCCTCGCCGCCGCCAACCTCGGCCACGACGCCGACACTACCGCCGCCATCACCGGCCAGATCGCCGGCGCCATCCACGGCGCCAGCGCCATCCCCCAGCCCTGGTGCCACCAACTCGCCTGGGCCGAGAAGATCGGAGCGGTCTGCGCCAGGTTGTCGGGTGCCTCATAAGCATTGAAAGATGACGCGCAGAGTCCGCGCTTCGTTCGAACGCCGATGGCGGCATGAAGCGATGGCATCACGGATATCCTCGGCGATAAAGCTGAGAACATGACGCTCGGATTGGACGACGTCGGCCTGAAGGAACTGCTGGCAAAAAAATGGTGACGCCCGCCGTCAAGCGAGAAGCGGCCGCCCACCTCCGGGTGGTACTGGCAGTGAGCGAACTGCAGGCGGGCGCGATGATCAGCTGTGTGCGGATGGCGGTCTGATATCTCTCGCGGCGAGCGGATGACAGTGCGCTCCGTGAATGATTGCGGGCACTGGCCCGGGAACGTCAGCGCTTCGGGTGCCGTCACCTGCATGTGCTGTTGCACCGGGAGGGATGGCCGGTCAACATCAAGCGGGTCTATCGCCTGTATAGGTTGGAAGGCCTACAAATGCGCCTCGAGCCGCCCCGCTGGCGGGTAATGGCGAAGCCGCTGTCGGATCGCGGCAACGCCATCGGGCCGAACTAGGTATGGGCGATGGATTGGATGTACGATGAGTTGTTCGACGGACGAAGGCTGTGGGTCCTGACGGTGGTGGACACCTGGAGCCGAATCTGCCCGGCGATGCGAGTGTGCCGCGCTGCGAGGGCGATGGAAGTGATCGATGCCCTGAGCGAAGCAGGGCGAGGATTCGGTTTGCCGCGGACGATCCGGGTCGATCAAGGTTGCCAGTTCACGTCCAAGGAGCGCGATATATGGGACTATGCCAATGGCGTGACGCTGGACTCTAGCCGTCCCGGCAAGCCGACGGACAACGCCTACGTCGAAAGCTTCAACGCCAGCGTTCGGCTCGAATGCCTCGGCCAGCACTCGGTCATGGATCTGGACGACGCACGGAAAAAGATCGAAGATTGGCGCATCGAGTACAACGACGTGAGATCGCATGGTGCGATCGGTGACAGGACGCCGATGTCCTTGATCCGTCAGGCCCCTGAAAAATCCGGGAGAGTAGCGAGGCCAGAGATTCTCATTTTATCCGGTCCAAATTCCGGGGTGTGACCATTGAACGCTGGCCTCCAGTAACCCCTGGAGAAAACTTCGGGGCAATGTCAATGGTTGCCAGCAGACAAACGCCGCTGCGGGCAACAGTGCGCTCATCGGGTTGAGGGAGATCGACGATAATCTGGAGGCTATTGCATGAATATCTTCGAAACTCACGCCAAGATCGTCGGCGACTACGCAAGCTATATTCGCAGCTTCATCAACATCGCCGATCCGGCGATTCGCCAGGTGGTCGACGCGGCACTGGCGGAGGGCAAACTCTGGCCAGAGCCGCTACTGCAATTCAATCCTTCCTATGAGATGGCTGGAAGCGTGGCGACGATTGCCAATGCCGGCGTTCTGAACGGCGCCATCACCGACATCTTCAAGGGCTATTCCCTCTATCGGCACCAGTTGGAGGCCATCAAGCTCGGCACCGCTGGCAGAGACTTCGTCGTAACCTCGGGAACAGGCTCCGGAAAATCTCTCACCTATATCGGCTCGATCTTCCACCGCCTTCTCACCCAACCTCAGGCGAACGGCGTGACGGCGGTCGTCGTCTACCCGATGAACGCCCTGATCAATTCTCAGACGAACGAGTTCAATACGTATAAGGGAAACTACGAGAAGAGCACGGGTAGCGAGTTCCCGATCACCTTCGGTCAATACAGCGGTCAGGAGAGGGAGGAGGCCCGAGAGGGCATGCGCAAAAGCCCGCCCCAGATCCTGCTGACCAATTACATGATGCTCGAGCTCCTGCTCACGCGGGTTCAAGAGCGACCAAT
This genomic interval carries:
- a CDS encoding helix-turn-helix transcriptional regulator, producing MAGDLKRRLGMRIRAARQRRGLTQEELGARLRRTTETVSNLERGRVLPSLPTLEVLCRVLELPLRELFEEMPGRQRSGARLRIEARLGRVLDGMTDREAELALRMVELLVGRGESGRKP
- a CDS encoding ADP-ribosylglycohydrolase family protein; translation: MSRPVRTSLSHPLQIATVAAGPGLGAVGVTLCPGKKDPHGLTAAWSRDLDTDLDALEQWGTAAIVTLMEDHELAALQVPRLGPAIHARQLAWYHLPIVDVSVPGPEFGPAWALARPHLHDLLRSGCNVLLHCRGGLGRSGMIAAQLLAELGWEPARAIAAIRKARPGAIETRAQEAQVRDTVPIAVPPPSTAPDAVADRALGAMLGLAIGDAVGTTLEFKPRGSFKPIADMLGGGPFKLKPGQWTDDTAMALALAESLIAKDGLDPKDLMERFLDWHQTGAYSCTGTCFDIGITTRQALQRYRTTGNPIAGSTAPDTAGNGSLMRLAPVAIHARGDKTKAIDLARLQSSTTHGAPEARDACAAFAELLVDAIAGMPKPQLLSPRTGPWGPKVAAIMAGSWRSKPRGAIASTGYALHSLEAALWCTARAASFKDAILAAANLGHDADTTAAITGQIAGAIHGASAIPQPWCHQLAWAEKIGAVCARLSGAS
- a CDS encoding transposase family protein, which encodes MYDELFDGRRLWVLTVVDTWSRICPAMRVCRAARAMEVIDALSEAGRGFGLPRTIRVDQGCQFTSKERDIWDYANGVTLDSSRPGKPTDNAYVESFNASVRLECLGQHSVMDLDDARKKIEDWRIEYNDVRSHGAIGDRTPMSLIRQAPEKSGRVARPEILILSGPNSGV
- the terL gene encoding phage terminase large subunit; translated protein: MSDLLAEFDALLRMDFEAFVEKAIATLRPGHRIGIRDYMRAIFHALELARRGEEPNQIINLPPRSLKSTIVSVAWVCWLLGHRPDLHVIVASYADELAKDFARDRRRIMASAWYRRAFPGARLSPSKNTETEFETVGGGSCRAVSVKGTLTGLGGDVIIVDDPMNAAHAASDAERGQVKRWFDGVLASRENAPGRTVVLVVMQRLHEDDLTGHLVDKGGYRVLRLPLIAGEDEAVAIGHGQVWRRKAGEVLDPDHWPEEAIARIRRRGSATFFAQYQQEPQPAGGNLFKRAWLRYGDPPKQPADLIVQSWDTASKIGEANDYSVCVTLAQFGRDTYVIDLWRGRLEFPDLKRKVQEMAARYEPAAIVVEDAGSGIALIQALKVEGKLDVRAYKPQSNEKTVRAMQQTALVEGGRLILQESAGWLDAFVAELLAFPNGKFDDQVDALVQGLAWLGEFAQYVPSGDLVHIGALIRDDPFPDF
- a CDS encoding transposase, coding for MRALARERQRFGCRHLHVLLHREGWPVNIKRVYRLYRLEGLQMRLEPPRWRVMAKPLSDRGNAIGPN
- a CDS encoding site-specific DNA-methyltransferase → MQTRNQSRSARSWLQDAPRQQRPAPGRGAGSVDTVVRWPRSIALRPIAALRPSPNNPRTHSAKQIQQLVASIRRFGFVVPLLTDGEDRILAGHGRLEAAKLLGMAEVPALRIEHLSEAERRAYTIADNRLAQLSGWDEAALAAEFEALEELAFELPEVTGFETAQIDQLLEAPLEQDTDPDDAVAEPDPSAQPVSRPGDLWQLGPHRLLHGDGTKAAGYVRLMGDERARMVITDPPYNVPIAGHVSGLGRVRHREFTQASGELSSAQFAAFLRRALTAMAAHCRDGALIYTCMDWRHVGELLAAARPGLGAPVNLCVWAKTNAGMGSLYRSQHELVLVFKAGKGPHLNNVQLGATGRYRSNLWTYAGANAFGRNRDRDLADHPTVKPVALVADVIRDCSRRGEIVLDGFCGSGTTLLAAERTGRVARAIELDGIYIDVAIRRFAARTGVMARHAASGRSFGEIAAKRGSEPSPNRRARP